A DNA window from Carassius gibelio isolate Cgi1373 ecotype wild population from Czech Republic chromosome A6, carGib1.2-hapl.c, whole genome shotgun sequence contains the following coding sequences:
- the LOC128015115 gene encoding uncharacterized protein LOC128015115 — protein sequence MELLSASGYVVLFSSLFTHGAFKAPDWNKSVIDSSAALEVQPNSKHFRGENLTLLCSVKGGNSTGWILKKRQGAETRSGCLQLNGTESTDRPEECHFIDIDYKNSGMYWCESPAENKRSDFVNITVSYDSEDEKTFTGSLVWVSGLCVILVLLVLFPVLWLLCPGFRENLHVCPNRAFRRERVQQEMPKTKQDVTEIQWDLPWMEMDNLLDKHQNPGS from the exons ATGGAACTTCTGTCAGCTTCTGGGTATgtag TGCTGTTTTCCTCCCTGTTCACACATGGAGCATTTAAAGCTCCGGATTGGAATAAATCAGTCATAGACTCAAGCGCTGCTCTAGAGGTCCAGCCTAACAGCAAACACTTCAGGGGGGAAAATCTCACCCTTCTCTGCTCAGTAAAAGGAGGTAATTCAACAGGCTGGATACTGAAGAAGCGTCAAGGAGCTGAAACGAGGTCAGGATGTTTGCAGTTGAATGGCACAGAATCTACAGACAGACCTGAAGAATGTCATTTCATTGACATTGACTACAAGAACAGTGGAATGTACTGGTGTGAGAGTCCTGCTGAAAACAAGAGAAGCGACTTTGTCAACATCACCGTGAGCT ATGACTCTGAagatgaaaagacatttacag GATCTTTAGTCTGGGTTTCAGGGCTCTGTGTCATCTTGGTTCTTCTAGTGCTTTTTCCTGTGCTCTGGCTGTTGTGTCCAGGTTTCAG GGAGAATTTGCATGTGTGTCCAAATAGGGCATTCAGGAGGGAAAGGGTCCAACAGGAAATGCCTAAAACCAAGCAGGACGTGACTGAAATCCAGTGGGATCTTCCCTGGATGGAAATGGACAATTTGCTGGACAAACACCAAAATCCTGGCAGCTGA
- the LOC128015642 gene encoding tetraspanin-1-like codes for MGCFTFVKVVMVVFNLLICLAGMCLAAAGIWMTVDGDSFMKVLPPFTDDFQSHVSVGIFSITIGAVMTLLGLLGCCGAQKESKSLLIMFFSIILIICIAETAAAIVALVYSSYTQNILRAWATSGLKEQYGKDKILTDLWNSTMTTLQCCGFSNYTDFSGSYYYKQNGALYPPTCCAGPELYPCDDHNADFIGVVGCFKQIVQIIQRNLNILGGIAAGVTAIEVAAMAVSMYLYCNLGKKIHLKV; via the exons ATGGGCTGCTTCACATTTGTTAAAGTTGTGATGGTTGTGTTCAACTTGCTTATCTGT CTCGCAGGCATGTGTTTGGCGGCTGCAGGGATATGGATGACAGTGGACGGAGATTCCTTTATGAAAGTTTTGCCACCTTTCACTGATGATTTCCAGAGTCATGTCAGTGTAGGAATCTTCAGCATCACTATTGGAGCAGTTATGACTCTGCTTGGACTGCTGGGGTGCTGTGGAgctcagaaagagagcaaaagcCTTCTCATAATG TTCTTCTCCATCATTCTGATCATTTGCATCGCTGAGACGGCAGCCGCAATAGTAGCCCTGGTCTACTCCTCATAC ACTCAGAATATTCTAAGAGCATGGGCCACATCTGGACTGAAGGAGCAGTATGGGAAAGATAAAATCCTCACAGACTTGTGGAACTCAACCATGACAACA TTGCAGTGCTGTGGCTTCAGTAATTACACAGACTTCTCTGGATCCTACTACTATAAGCAGAATGGGGCCCTTTACCCTCCTACCTGTTGTGCAGGTCCTGAGCTCTACCCTTGCGACGACCACAACGCAGATTTCATTGGTGTGGTG GGCTGTTTTAAACAAATTGTTCAGATCATCCAGAGGAACCTCAACATTTTGGGAGGAATTGCTGCTGGAGTCACTGCCATTGAG gtGGCAGCAATGGCAGTGTCTATGTACCTCTATTGCAACCTGGGCAAAAAAATCCACCTGAAAGTTTAA